TTTTGTAGATAATTCATTACAGGCAAGACATACCCTCCCAAGGAACCAGGAATAACCTCATTACCAACAGCAATGAAGTTGAAGTTAATGTCATTTAGGTAGGGTTCTACATTGGTATTAAACCATGAGTTCACGGCATCTTGACTTGCTGCCAAATCTGCTAAGTCTTGGTTTCGAATGTCCAGGGTGATATTGATGTTGCTTCCTTTCAGCGCTTGGAGTGCTGCGGTGTTAGGTTCGAAAAGCCTCATTTTTTCAATCCCGTATTGTTTGTAGAGGCTAATCACTTCTGGTGCAGAAGGCAGGTCGTTCCCTAGCATTCCATAGCAAACGCCTATGTCAGCTGATGCTTCCATATGGCCTGCATAGTTTTGAATAGTTGCTACAAAGGAGAGAACGATTGCAACCCAATGCAATGGTGCCATCACTTTTGATCACCGATGGCCCGTTGATTAACGTGTCTAAACTTGATTATGCAGCAAAAGATCCTGTAAAAAAAGATCAATTTCTAGTGAAAAATCGAATAAGATAATGATTCATTCTGATCATATATAGACGATGAGATTGTCATGATTAGAGCTGAAGTCTACAACTAAGTTGACGTTGATGAAAATTGACATTGTTATAAGTAAGCATGCCTACAATATTAGATGtcgaataaaaaaattaacgcCCTATTCTAAACTATGGGACGGGGATTCGAAATTGAATGCAGAGGTAGGAGCACATTGGCCAAGTCAACTTAACCAGGCATAAGTTTGCagcaaatttattaaaaaacagAGCCTAAAAACTTTGATATTTAGTGGATAACagtatatataggggtgtgatatccacacatccctttttacttctcccacacctttcTAATTTTGCTTCGtaggatcggatgaattgaagaagatgaaatgaCAGAAATCAACAGGggatgtgtgaaaagtaaaaaatggtgtgtggataacacacgcCTATATAAATATGAAGGTAACACAATCTCAACTAACGAAAGGGGTAAACCGGTAGCTACTGGCTGGATTAGATTACCTGATTAATGAGATGAGTAATGAGGTCTCTCTATCTAAAACAACTTGAGCCTTGGATTAAATGAAGAGTAATcctttccatatatatatatactaataaAAGTACAACACTCAATTAATATGCCCTGATTTGATATTCTTGTCTGGTTAATTGTATCCTGATTGTTTAACTTTTCCTCAGATTTTCTTTTATGCATGGGGGTTTTCTGTGGATGCCGCTATTCAATTTTAGGTCAGTTCTgttgatttttattttgccatattttttcattctttgttaacttatttaatttaatttggttGCACTAATCACTCTACTGGACCTCTCTTTGTTCTTTTACGTATGCAATTAATTTCTGCAGattcttttcttcctcaaatATCGTTCATTGAAGTTCATTTAAACAAAATCCAACAGTGAAATAGTACATTAATAGTTTTGTAATACAATATTTATGttaatatttttgtaatttttgtgtgtataatcaatgggaagtttttattttttaatgaaaatagaATTAGACGAGATTAGATATTCATCAATATCACATGCGAGGCACCAACCTTCTCTGAAGAGAAAATGACCATTGAACCCAGAATCAATGGGAATATATTAGTGTTTTGGACAACTTTGCAAACAAAATTTATGTACGGAGATTTTGTCTCTTTGGCTGAAACTGAAGGATGGCTGGCTTACCACCCTTCTGATGATAACCTTAGCCATAAGCTCACAATCTTATCTTGATGAATGCTGCTATACCACAAATCCGTAAAATACAATTTTAGGACTGCACCAGCAGTGCACCTATAACTACTACTTGGGTCTCGATTCTCGAACATAGGATGGATTCTATATGTCATTGGGAGTATATCTTTCTTCGTGTGAGCATACCACTGCTAGGGTTTATACTCACACAAAGATATACTCCCGGTGACACCCAAGTGCTAGAGTTTACTTTGAGATTAATATGATATATATGCAATCTGCAATATTTATAGTTAGTCTGCATTGACTGATATTGTAATGATAAggtgaaatattgaaaaatattaagTTACTATATATACATGGAGATAGAATTTGAAGAGACATTTCAGAATTCCAAATAATGAAATCCAACTACACTGCGAGAAGGGGAACTTCTGATATCCACACATTTTCCCATTTTCCTGCCCCCTTTTAGCTGTCAAAATGTCTTCTTATGCCTCCCCATGACTCAAGGACCACATTCTTCTGCACCATTTTCGGACTCTCCTCGTTAATTTCAACCTTGGATTCTTAGGTCACAATTGCAAAGTTTGATGTAGAAACATTTCGGATTAAATTAATCCTTTGCATGCATATCAGCTGGAGGAGCAAGCTAGAGTCTTTAAGTACCTCAATTTGGTTGCCAATCTGCAATGCAGTTGGCTGTACTGCTTCTGCTTGATTGATATAGCGCTACAGAACACAGTCGGGAAAGCTGATATTCGTTTACTGGAACacggaaaaaaaaatcttataatACTACAAGGGATTGTTAATTAAACTACAAAAGATTTAGGAGCTAAAAAATAACAGTATGAGTTAACTGTGGGTCGGTAGGTTTTTTTGTACATGATGTCTTGATGTTACTGCATTTTTCAAAAGCGAAAAGATGCTTCTTGTTGTTATATGAAGAAAATATCTTTAATCACATGCATCACAGATTGAAATCTGTCGTTTGCCTTGTTCGTAGACGTATATACGTATAATATCACTATACATGTGAATCCTTCATGGGCATATTCCAAATAACCAATTGCCAAACGGCACAAAATCATATTCACTTTTATCCCACTATATAGAGTCCTAATTTCCTCATCAGAAACACCCGAAAAAAGGCTAAAACTGAAAAACTACCAATTGCTCGGAGAAGATGATTTTCCCTATCTTCTTCACTTTTGCTCTCCTCCTCTCCTCCTCCCTTGCTTCTGTGCAAGACTTCTGTGTTGCAAACTACAAAGCTCCGGAGGGCCCTGCAGGCTACGCTTGTAAAAAGCCAGCAAAAGTTACGGTAGATGATTTCGTGTACTCAGGCCTAGGCATTGCCGGCAACACCACAAATATCATCAAAGCTGCAGTCACCCCTGCATTTGCTGCTCAATTTCCTGGTGTGAATGGCCTCGGCATTTCACTTGCGCGTCTAGACCTGGATGCGGGTGGAGTTATCCCATTCCACACACACCCTGGGGCTTCTGAAGTCCTACTTGTTGCGCAAGGAACAATAATTGCTGGGTTTGTTTCCTCAGCTAACACGGTTTATCTGAAAACTCTTAAGAAGGGTGACATTATGGTGTTCCCTCAAGGCCTATTGCACTTCCAAGTGAATGGAGATAAAACTCCATCCCTTGCATATGTTAGCTTCAGTAGTCCAAGCCCCGGTCTGCAGATTCTGGACTTTGCACTGTTCCAAAACGACTTACCTACTGAATTGATAGCGCAGACTACTTTCCTCGATGTTGCTCAGATAAAGAAGCTTAAGGGTGTTCTTGGTGGTACTAATTAGATTGTCTCCTTTCCATCCTCCGTCTTCGGGGGGTTATTCCatgtctttttgttttcttgttgtgATTGAGAATAATGGAGTGCTCTATTTTTGTATGCTTGTAGAAGTATTATTCTATGCTTCCGTCTGACCAATGTTGCAACAATTGTGTTGAAGGCAATGCATCCTCTGATCGATATTTGTTCTTTTTATATAATTTCCATTTTATTGAGGTAACCTGCTTAATTTTTCAATCAAGAAATAAGAACACTAGTGTACCTTATCCGCTGCAAATTGCACGAGTATCGCAATGCTTCTGATTTTGGATAACTCATGTATTTAACTCCACCTTCATCTCATGATCGACTTCTTTCAATGAAAGTTTCCGGGATTTGCACCTACCATAAACTCCCACCCAGTCGTGAACTTCCTTTACCTTTAAGGAGAGGAAGGAGAGTTCTCATTACACAGGATGGATTCGTTCCCTATTCCTACTGCTTAGAAGCCTCAAGCTCCGCCCCCTTTACTCTCTCTACCTCCTTAATTAGCGTTTCACACTAAGCTCTTTGATCTTTGAGGCTACCTTATTGTGCTTAGGGTTAAGGTTAAGAAAGGTAGTATACTATATATGATTATTTGGATCGGGCGAGAAGCCCTCTAACATATGTAAATATCAAACAtattatgaaattatgaatgatGGCAGCGTTGTTGAAAATtcacaatataaaaaaaaatagcaaggaACCTCAAACATGAGGCACATGAATTTGTAGTGCAGGAAGTTCATCGAGTGCCCAAAGGCAATGCCGAAAACCCTGCTAAAAACCAGGTCATTATCCATATTGTCTgatattattgttatttttaatcCATAGTTTATTGTAGATTGGTTCATGTTCATGCAGAAGCGATGTTGATGCAGCGCAAATCAAGGGATTATTTGTCAATTTGTAATAAATtaggtattttattttatttttcataattaCTTAATTAAACAAGGAAATTAAGTATTTtcgttatttattttttatttcatgtTAAGACTCtaggttattttttttctatttaagCACAATGTAATTTAGGATTTAGGAGACTTTTGGAATATTATTATTGAATTTTACTCTTTGAGAGGCAAGGATTCCTTTCGTTTTATCCCTTTCTCATGTGTCCGTTGAATGTgcggttgttgttgttgttgatgtgtgcACTTCCGCATCTGTATCAGATGTGGTGTTGGATCCATCTAGTAATGATTAAGGTGAAGGGAGAAGAATCTTACATTTAAGATACACACAACGACATAGAAGTCGGAAAGACTTTTGACCGTAagaaatgaaatgcaagaaccCTACAAGAAGGGGAGTTTCTGATATCCACATAATTCCCATTCCCGTGATGCCTTTTTATCTGTAAAAATGTCTTCTAACAAGGACCACAATCTGCTCACCATTTTCGAATTCTCTCGATGGACTTCAAATCTTAGGACACAACCTTGGACCCTCTAAGTAGATAAATAAGTTCGCAAAACACGAAATACGTCTATATCTCGTTAATGTATTGATTGTTTTAGTAAAACAGTTACAAAATATGTTAAATAATTTAtagttgataattaattatatataacaGACTGGAAAAAGCTCACTAGTTTTGCATTATGTGTGgaacaccaattttttttttttttttggataaacgatattatctacactaagggggagaggggtgagtttagcctcacaatgggttagcaataaagTGGCTCAAAGCcacatttggcgagaatcgaatctaaaacctcacacttataaatgaagaggaatactactagaccgtaatattaagtgaCATGTGGAACACCATATTTTATAGTACTAATAGATGGGATTTTAGTCGAATGACGAAATATTTGGGAACTCGAATAACAGTCAGTCGGTAGTTTTTCTGCATATCATCTTTCTGCTGTTACTgcattgtaaaaaacaaaaagaggcTTCTTGTTGTCATCTGATGAAAATATCACACTCACATGCTTCGCAGCTAGAAATCTGTCCTTTGCCCCATCGTATAGTTTCGAAATACAATACATGTGAACCCTAATGGGCATATTCCTAACAACCAATTGCAGTGAGATCAAGATATTTTCATATCCCTctatatatatgttcccaaTTATCATGAAGCATATCTTAAAAACAGCTTTAGCAAGCACACAATTTTTGTGCTACGTAACGATGATATTCCCTATCTTGTTCACGTTTTTTCTCCTCCTCTCCTCCTCCAATGCCGCTGTGCAGGACTTCTGTGTTGCAGACCTCACAGCTCCTGACGGCCCTGCAGGCTACTCTTGCAAAAGCCCTGCAAATGTTAAAGTAGATGACTTTGTTTTCTCGGGCCTAGGCGTTGCTGGCAACACTACAAACATCATCAAAGCTGCAGTCACCCCTGCATTTGCTGCTCAGTTCCCTGGTGTCAACGGCCTTGGCATTTCACTTGCGCGTCTAGACCTGGCTGTTGGTGGAGTCATCCCATTTCACACACACCCTGGAGGTTCGGAAGTCCTAATTGTCATCGAAGGGACCATCTGCGCCGGCTTTGTTTCCTCAGCGAACACAGTTTATCTACAAACTCTTGAGAAGGGAGACATTATGGTTTTCCCTCAGGGGTTACTGCACTTCCAAGTGAATGGAGGTGAGGCTACGGCCCTTGCATTTGTTAGCTTCAGTAGTCCAAGCCCGGGGCTGCAGATTCTGGACTATGCGCTGTTTAAAAATGATTTACCAACGGAACTGATAGCGCAGACTACTTTCCTTGACGTTGCTCAGATCAAGAAACTGAAGGCCGCTCTTGGTGGTACTAATTAGTAATTAAGCTCTCTCATCTTTGAATTTCAGCCAGCATTATCACTAAATATTGTATCTTTCTTGTTGTGTTGAACGTCCCATTTCGGTTTCCTTTCAGTGGTGGTTTTGATTCGTTGTAGAAGATTGCTTCGTTTGATTTTTGTATGTTTGTAGTAGAAGTTTTGTTGTGTGTGCTTTGTTGTTGAAGGCAAATGCCCTATTTATTTGAAACCCTAGTTCTTATTTGCATATCTTAAGATTGAATAAATGCATGTTTCTTTATATATcttgtgtttataccatattcaaggcctcgtatttagacctcgtataaatattcgagagacttaaatgtaattatgtaataaaggaaggggcaaatatgtaattaggggaggagcccttattctataaaagggcctcctcaccctcacaaacccgaagcctcctcacatcccctaagctctaagctctctctccctattcaacagagaaatataatacaattagtgtggacgtagcccaaaccttggggtgaaccacgataactcttgtgtcatttacatttcatgcagattcacggtcggatttacgttgtaccaagaccatccggttttgtgcatcaacatttggcgccgtctatgggaatcgatacaaaaagttgtgtcggttctctttcatttttttcacctccaccgtgaatctgcagaaacccaacaCCCAAAACCTGGATTTTCCTTTGGATTTGAGCAAATCCCTCATTCCTCGAGTACATCATATCCCTTTTATTTTGTGTGGTTCCAATTACAAGACCAAATATCTTCTCCTCTGGAAAGTCATCCTTACGACGTCGTCGGCAATGGAAACCAGCGAAGTAGCCAACTAAGCGAAAGTACCAgctctctctttcctctctcctctctttctctaggAGTACAAAGTCGATTTGGTGATCAATCAGCCATGGCGAGCAGTAACAATGGAAGCAGATGAGAATGAGGAGATCCACCACTTAAGCAATTGGCAGAGCTTGGCAAAACCCTTAAAAAAAAGGGGAGATCCTGCACTGCTGCTGCCTGCTTTTGAGTTCGAGTGCTTCACCCTAGACACGGCCTCCAGCACTGGTCCCTACAAAGACTCCACCGCAGATGACGTGACCAAAATCTCGCGCGGTATATTAGATTAGAAGCGAATCAGATCGAATGCGGGGATGGTGCCGAACACGATCCGGAAAACAATCGGAGCTGGCACTCAAAGCGTTGATGCTGGTCCACCGCCTCCTGAACGAATGCGATCGACCCGATGCCCGGTGCTCGGAAACATAATCTGGAAAAAAGATGAGACATTTTCTCTGGAAACCGCCAAAGGATTATGCTTCCCTTCGTCGCTAAGTTTGTCCCCAGTTGCACCCATCACGCAATTGACGATCCGGGTCGCGCCATTTCCTTCTCCGATTTCCCCGAGGACGTCCAGTTCTGCATCCTCTCGTTCCTCACGCCTTCCGAGGTGGCCAGCTTTGCCTGCACACAGAAAGGTTTTGTTTTGCTCTGCAAATCCGACTGCAAGCTCCGACACCTTCTGCTCTCCGCTTGTCTTTCTCCTTCCTCTCAAAGCATAActgagaagaaaaacaaaggcaTGGCGGTGGTGAGTCACAAAAAGAAAGTGCAGTCTCTCAGCAAATCGAAGGTCGGCGCTGCAACAGCAGTTGGAGTCCTTCTCAGCTGCGTCTTCGCCCTCTGCTTCCCCAATGTTTTCCTTTCCATTTCCAATCTGGCCGCCATTCTCAATCGCAACTTTGCTAAATCGATCGCCCAGGTTGGTTCCTCCCTGTGTGAGTCACCTGAACGTATCAACCTGTTGAAGTCAGATTTTGTTGCAGCATCTGATAAAAATGCCGAGCTGGAGAAGCAGACTCACAAGTTGCAGATGGGCGAAATAGGAAGAAGACAAAGAGATAGATTTCTAAGGTTTTCGTCCGATGAAGTGGAGGCCACCTCGCCGTCAACCCCAACACCACATCGCAGGAGTTTGCCAGTTGGATGACGTCGGACGACATTCCTCTACGCTGGGGTCGTGATGTCTCTACACCGGTCTTCGCCGGGATCTTGTCCGGCCTCACCTTGGGTTTGATGTCACTCAACCTCGCCGAGAAGAGGGATAGCTGATCCCTGATATTTCTGAGCTTGAAGGTGGTGATGTGATGGGCAGTGGCGgacaaagcaaaaggaaaagagaaagaaaagggaaagtaaaagcaaaagcaagtgagTGTCTGGAAGTGGAGAGATCAAAGAGggaacagaaaaataaaaaagatcatGTCGTTGGGAGAATATTTcagaaagcagaaaagaggAAAGCAAAAAGGAAGCACATGGAGACACTGCCAAAACAAGGAATAAataccccaccagaatgatgtaatttattttccttatttttcggaaacatctgtataaaccccatcagagggtaatatgtataaaccccatcagagggtaatagtaaaaaaaaaaaaaaaaaaaaaaaaaaaaaaaaaaaaaaaaccagcaaagcccaaaataaatgggctggaatgttgtgtagagggcgaaagcccataagcccaaaacagctataaccaggcgatcaaaagtacgcccagtactcaaCAATTATTCAGtaacctgccactattatcaccaaccaggtgaccaaaagtacgcccagtactccataattattcggcaacccgcccctattaccaccaaccaggtgatgaaatgtacaactcgtactctaatatcatttggcaactagccattcatgccaccaaccaggtgatgagatgtacaacccgtactctccttcatgccactaaccaggtgatcaaaagtacaacccgtactctccttcatgccaccaaccaggtgatcaaaagtatgcctagtactccaaattatacatgagtactactcatgtcattcatacataaacatttatgagcatcactcatgacaatcatacataaacattcatgaccatcattcatgtcaacattcatgaccatcactcatgacaacatccatgagcatcactcatgacaacatccatgagcatcactcatgtcaatcaacataaacattcatgagcatcactcgtgtcaatcagcttcaaaagcttcatttacatagccctagcttcgaaagcttcatttacaaagctctagcttcaaaagcttcatttacagagctctaacttcaaagcttcacttacaacgcttcagtgcaaggtatacaaataccgcctcggAACCACCGCCAcattggcccatacatggattcaatttgaagtctccagccaacatactctattgactgaagacttgggggactacactatacaccatatattgggcctcaactgggcctcatgaaaaatactcgggagacttagcccattacttatgtatggaggggcgatcccttattctataaaagggactccctcactttcattaaagagcacccattatttatgtactgaggagcgagcccttattttataaaagggcccCCCTCatcaccattagagagcatcgccgccagctgagcaaccgcctcaccgcgagcatcactcatagcccatcatttatgtattgaggagcgagcccttattctataaaagggactccctcatcaccattagagagcatcgccgcctactgagcaaccgcctcgccgcgagcatcaattCTAGCCCATTACTTAtatattgaggagcgatcccttattctataaaagggactcccttaccaccattagagagcatcaactctagcccatcattcatgtattgaggagtgagcccttattctataaaagggactccctcaccttcaaacgccgcaagccgagctaaccaagacaacataagccacgggccgagcagcctcgcagagTGTGCTACTCCTAGTTGAGCGTcgtttcagattgagcactgcctcatatcgaacatcagttcaagacaacatctagttacttcggcccacacatggactgaatttcaagtctccagccaaaagactctcttgactgaagacttaagggactactgtttataccatattcagggcctcgtatttagacctcgtataaatactcgaggaacttaaaatgtaattatgtaataaaggaaggggcaaatatgtaattaggggaggagcccttattctataaaagggcctcctcaccctcacaaacccgaagcctcctcacatcccctaagctctaagctctctctccctcttcaacagagaaatataatacaatcagtgtggacgtaacccaaaccttggggtgaaccacgataactcttgtgtcatttacatttcatgcagattcacggtcggatttacgttgtaccaagaccatccggttttgtgcatcaacatcttGTAAACTTTCAAGCAAGAAATATGGAGCTAAGGTACAATCAAACCCAAATGAAGAAAGTGCTGAACA
Above is a window of Malus sylvestris chromosome 15, drMalSylv7.2, whole genome shotgun sequence DNA encoding:
- the LOC126601249 gene encoding auxin-binding protein ABP19a is translated as MIFPIFFTFALLLSSSLASVQDFCVANYKAPEGPAGYACKKPAKVTVDDFVYSGLGIAGNTTNIIKAAVTPAFAAQFPGVNGLGISLARLDLDAGGVIPFHTHPGASEVLLVAQGTIIAGFVSSANTVYLKTLKKGDIMVFPQGLLHFQVNGDKTPSLAYVSFSSPSPGLQILDFALFQNDLPTELIAQTTFLDVAQIKKLKGVLGGTN
- the LOC126606047 gene encoding auxin-binding protein ABP20, which encodes MFPIIMKHILKTALASTQFLCYVTMIFPILFTFFLLLSSSNAAVQDFCVADLTAPDGPAGYSCKSPANVKVDDFVFSGLGVAGNTTNIIKAAVTPAFAAQFPGVNGLGISLARLDLAVGGVIPFHTHPGGSEVLIVIEGTICAGFVSSANTVYLQTLEKGDIMVFPQGLLHFQVNGGEATALAFVSFSSPSPGLQILDYALFKNDLPTELIAQTTFLDVAQIKKLKAALGGTN